One window of the Aptenodytes patagonicus chromosome 5, bAptPat1.pri.cur, whole genome shotgun sequence genome contains the following:
- the PPRC1 gene encoding peroxisome proliferator-activated receptor gamma coactivator-related protein 1 isoform X3 → MAALRGGAVPAAAGAGVGVAAAGAAPRGLAGGGAPREPPLRAGSPLQCFSLEEDDLNLMSLDAETILEAEEILGTMQNYLDSSVISIIEDLSLSEQSKACLDAQNELSLLTAITEILDSTDDETLSPFDTIMDAELLTSPRERENPSFQKFLSLSRPSLECESPALEQPKALRPLSSSSSVSVVGKTDTDLAWDCATHGLEDPALPKKQVCSTPRVERKLGWHRAREQPLPQRSDGEEEEEEAALSPELDSSMEAAEFCMSGAGAALEEREDPCIINTGDVSLSELVKSMHPYCLPTFTVCLDPETEPVAKELLSGPVLLEIVPGEGQSVEIPVVLQPLAPSFPDQEPQLLGAEEGTGESIPEDREELPGAPAQENGMEEEKEEKPPGKEPSFTTPESTSPPETAAPRAWSPDSSSRCSAEAPAGSKREGTEKGRGRERARKSRKKKAEEDQSEQARPGRDCVAHWLRSAGSGQPPGQPPTSRRRAARPSVQVSDFLARQLEQARKEGQMELHAERAPRPRGRPRSTAAASLPEKAQQELQKEPGLEMVSVAPEKAETVVPPEKTAPNAEEPPAAARPGPAEQAEGEGDAQPAVRQGSGVSEAASLLSERGVGLDPPQSLPVAEPSEGLPKEAKPKALSLREYRIRMLHRQPSPGGRKDGEKQAASKWPSVPEPPTELAEIPCLVSPVRPASEAAGAQKSPEKPASPAAVPSSASKGPAAPASAPAPATAPPPPSTPMPFVAPNVPPAAGVAPAGMPPASAGAYALYPPVPSWPCFGPQPVGCCGLPPPPSASSPSTFHMVPGLPPPAVAWPPPAVPPPPPFGPGSPYAPVGWAPPSYWPGIPMPPPVPPLAYGDPGAALQGAATFPAGGHPSTALLHGQPPTAPALSCPEPPAFPAQPPTTLASETGAASGSARPATGRVSDPRRQARLAGESSLPKAAPAPAPAQPLAAPSAAAAQPSRVPPAAPAQPTVAPQAAPTQPPEEPQAAILTQLPKAPPAAICCPAEVSPAAGPVGESTGTHAVEEAAGPGKGAVEKALPDPKSAAGQEPSGHKSTSQAAAPPPKAGRESSLPTKAPAARPWRHQPLLSLAQPSDSSKDIVQAFISEIGIEATDLSSLLEQFEKSEAKKEEAPVQPPEDRRPAGSSGPETQQDRKPPDSLQASELANVAGLTPPATPPHQLWKPLPAVSLLAKAKSPGSVPQEGPQKTAKLTKAKPLLQSKLQGKSLAPAPASSAPSHVCSGDHDYCIPGAARLESNSSPGTQPPTEGGSRWNVKHHRDITIKPISSLTKRTLDQPKPTPPAPATTVGPSQEPLGTACLAPLDYRTSVPNKATAGCSSPPTSVLLSPAASPCRDQEMRTPSAQPSHAAAKRSLRCYRRPRDSPSPSAGSWRAGRSRASRSFSSSSDGASESSSSSSSSSSRSRSRSFSPPPKRWRRYRSRCSHSSSSRSSCGSCGRSRDRSSSSSSTSSYSSRSTSRSQSRSPSPRRRSNRRRRRSGELCLLARSPAG, encoded by the exons ATGGCGGCGCTGCGGGGCGGAGCGGTgcccgccgcggccggggccggggtcggcGTCGCCGCGGCCGGGGCCGCTCCGCGAGGGCTggcgggcggcggagccccgcgcgagccgcccctccgcgccggcagccccctgcAG TGCTTCTCCCTCGAGGAGGACGACCTGAACTTAATGTCGCTGGATGCAGAAACCATCTTGGAGGCCGAAGAGATCCTGGGGACGATGCAGAACTATCTTGACTCCTCTGTGATCTCCATCATCGAGGACCTTTCTCTGAGCGAG CAGAGCAAGGCCTGCCTGGATGCACAGAACGAGCTGTCCCTGCTGACTGCCATCACTGAGATTCTGGACAGCACGGACGACGAGACCCTGTCCCCCTTTGACACCATCATGGACGCAGAACTGCTGACCTCGCCTCGGGAGCGAGAGAATCCCTCG TTTCAGAAGTTTCTCAGCTTATCCCGGCCATCGCTGGAGTGCGAgagccctgccctggagcagcccAAGGCTCTCAGgcctctgagcagcagcagcagcgtctcTGTGGTTGGGAAG ACCGACACAGACCTGGCTTGGGACTGTGCCACTCACGGCCTCGAGGACCCAGCACTGCCGAAGAAGCAAGTCTGCAGCACCCCGAGGGTGGAGAGGAAGCTGGGATGGCACCGGGCCCGAGAGCAGCCCCTGCCACAGCGCAGCgacggggaggaagaggaggaggaggctgcctTGAGCCCGGAGTTAGACAGCAGCATGGAGGCTGCAGAGTTTTGCATGAGTGGGGCCGGGGCGGCACTGGAGGAGCGTGAAGACCCCTGCATCATCAACACGGGTGACGTGTCCCTGAGTGAGCTGGTGAAGTCCATGCACCCCTACTGCCTGCCCACTTTCACTGTGTGCCTGGACCCCGAGACCGAGCCTGTGGCCAAGGAGCTCCTCAGCGGTCCCGTCTTGCTGGAAATTGTGCCTGGTGAGGGGCAGAGTGTGGAGATCCCCGTTGTGCTGCAGCCGCTGGCCCCCAGCTTCCCTGACCAGGAGCCCCAgctcctgggagcagaggagggtACTGGAGAGTCAATCCCAGAGGATCGAGAGGAGCTGCCAGGAGCTCCAGCCCAGGAAAacgggatggaggaggaaaaggaggagaaaccaCCTGGGAAGGAGCCCTCCTTCACTACCCCAGAGAGCACATCCCCACCGGAGacagcagcacccagggcctGGAGCCCTGACAGCAGCTCCCGGTGCAGCGCAGAGGCACCGGCAGGCAGCAAACGTGAGGGCACTGAGAAGGGACGTGGCCGTGAGAGAGCAAGGAAGAGtcggaaaaagaaagcagaggaggaccAAAGCGagcaggccaggccaggcagggactgtgTGGCCCACTGGCTCCGCTCGGCCGGCTCCGGGCAGCCCCCAGGCCAGCCGCCCACcagccggcggcgggcagcgcgtCCCTCCGTCCAGGTCTCGGACTTCCTGGCGCGGCAGCTGGAGCAAGCCCGGAAGGAGGGGCAGATGGAGCTGCATGCTGAGCGGGCACCGCGGCCCCGGGGCAGGCCCCGGAGCACGGCAGCAGCCTCCCTGCCTGAGaaagcacagcaggagctgcagaaggagCCGGGGCTAGAAATGGTGAGCGTAGCCCCGGAGAAGGCTGAGACCGTGGTGCCTCCAGAGAAGACTGCACCGAATGCAGAGGAGCCACCAGCCGCGGCGCGTCCTGGCCCGGCAGAACAGGCTGAGGGTGAGGGGGATGCACAGCCGGCTGTCAGACAGGGCAGCGGCGTCTCAgaggctgcctctcttctctcgGAGCGAGGCGTGGGGCTGGACCCCCCCCAGAGCCTGCCGGTGGCAGAGCCAAGCGAGGGCCTGCCCAAGGAAGCCAAGCCCAAGGCCCTCAGCCTGCGGGAATACCGCATCCGCATGCTGCACCGCCAGCCCAGCCCGGGTGGCAGGAAGGACGGAGAGAAGCAAGCGGCCAGCAAGTGGCCCAGCGTCCCTGAGCCTCCGACAGAGCTGGCGGAGATCCCCTGCCTGGTGTCGCCCGTGCGCCCCGCCAGTGAGGCGGCCGGTGCTCAGAAGAGCCCAGAGAAACCcgccagccctgctgctgtcccTTCTTCTGCCAGCAAAGGTCCCGCTGCTCCGGCTTCTGCTCCAGCACCCGCCACGGCTCCACCACCCCCATCAACACCAATGCCTTTTGTTGCGCCAAACGTGCCCCCAGCCGCTGGGGTGGCCCCCGCTGGGATGCCGCCAGCCTCTGCCGGTGCTTACGCCCTTTACCCACCAGTGCCTTCCTGGCCCTGCTTTGGCCCGCAGCCCGTGGGCTGCTGTGGTTTGCCCCCACCGCCCAGCGCCAGCTCCCCCAGTACTTTTCACATGGTGCCTGGCCTCCCGCCTCCGGCCGTGGCCTGGCCCCCACCGGCCGTGCCACCCCCGCCTCCCTTTGGCCCCGGCAGTCCCTATGCCCCAGTAGGGTGGGCACCGCCATCCTACTGGCCAGGAATCCCCATGCCGCCTCCGGTGCCTCCCCTGGCGTATGGGGACCCtggagcagcactgcagggcGCTGCCACCTTCCCAGCTGGTGGCCACCCCAGCACGGCCCTCCTGCACGGGCAGCCTCCCACTGCCCCGGCACTCAGCTGCCCGGAGCCACCGGCATTCCCTGCCCAGCCGCCCACCACCCTGGCCAGCGAGACAGGGGCTGCAAGTGGCTCGGCCAGGCCGGCTACCGGCAGGGTGTCGGACCCCAGGAGGCAGGCACGGCTGGCAGGGGAGAGCTCTCTCCCCAAGGCCGCTccggccccagcccctgcccagcccctggcagccccatcggctgctgctgctcagcccagcagggtccctcctgcagctccagcccagcccacGGTGGCCCCCCAGGCTGCCCCCACCCAGCCTCCAGAGGAGCCCCAGGCTGCAATCCTCACCCAGCTCCCAAAGGCCCCCCCAGCTGCTATCTGTTGCCCTGCGGAGGTGTCCCCTGCCGCTGGCCCTGTTGGGGAGTCCACTGGCACCCACGCCGTGGAggaggctgcggggccgggcAAGGGGGCAGTGGAGAAAGCCCTGCCGGACCCCAAGtcagctgctgggcaggagccaTCTGGCCACAAATCCACCTCCCAGGCTGCAGCACCACCACCGAAAGCGGGTCGAGAGAGCAGCCTGCCCACCAAGGCACCCGCCGCTCGGCCATGGAGGCACCAGCCGCTCCTCAGCCTGGCGCAGCCCAGTGACAGCAGCAAGGACATCGTGCAAGCCTTCATCAGTGAGATCG GAATCGAAGCCACCGACCTGTCCAGCCTGCTGGAGCAGTTCGAGAAGTCTGAAG CCAAGAAGGAGGAGGCTCCCGTGCAGCCCCCCGAGGAcaggcggccggcggggagctcCGG GCCCGAGACCCAGCAGGACAGGAAGCCCCCGGACAGCCTGCAGGCCTCTGAGCTGGCCAACGTGGCAG GCCTCACCCCCCCAGCGACACCCCCCCACCAGCTCTGGAAGCCATTGCCCGCTGTctcactgctggccaaggccaagtcGCCTGGGTCCGTGCCCCAGGAAGGGCCCCAGAAGACAGCCAAGCTGACGAAAGCCAAGCCGCTGCTCCAGAGCAAGCTCCAGGGGAAGAGCCTGGCACCGgcccctgccagctcagcccccAGCCACGTCTGCTCGGGAGACCACGACTACTGCATCCCAGGTGCGGCGCGGCTGGAGAGCAACAGCAGCCCCGGCACACAGCCCCCCACCGAGGGCGGCTCCCGCTGGAATGTCAAACACCATCGGGACATCACTATCAAACCCATCTCCTCCTTAACCAAACGGACGCTGGACCAACCCAAGCCCACCCCGCCAGCCCCCGCCACCACTGTGGGGCCCAGCCAGGAGCCCCTGGGGACGGCCTGCCTAGCTCCCCTGGATTATCGGACTAGCGTCCCCAACAAGGCCACCGCTGGGTGCAGCAGCCCCCCCACCTCGGTGCTCCTGTCTCCAGCCGCATCCCCCTGCCGGGACCAGGAGATGCGGACTCCCAGTGCCCagcccagccatgctgctgccAAGAGGTCCCTGCGCTGCTACCGGAGACCCCGGGACTCGCCCAGCCCctctgctggcagctggagggctggcaggagccgTGCCAGCCGCTCCTTCAGCTCCAGTTCGGATGGAGCTAGCGAatcctcatcttcatcttcatcctcatcctcccgATCCCGGTCACGGTCGTTCTCCCCACCGCCCAAGCGGTGGCGAAG gTACCGCTCAAGATGTTCCCACAGCTCCTCCTCCCGCTCCAGCTGTGGGTCATGTGGCAGGTCCCGGgacaggtcctcatcctcatcatcaaCATCCTCCTACTCATCCAGGTCCACGTCCCGCAGCCAGTCCCGCTCCCCCTCGCCTCGCAGGAGGAGTAACAGGCGGAGAAG GAGGAGCGGCGAGTTGTGTTTATTGGCAAGATCCCCAGCAGGATGA